A genome region from Methylobacterium sp. FF17 includes the following:
- a CDS encoding heme lyase CcmF/NrfE family subunit has translation MLIEVGHFALALALALSLVQAVMPVWAARSGDQALRAVATPAALGAFACILFAFGALTYAHATSDFSVQNVIENSHTTKPFLYKISGVWGNHEGSMLLWILILALFGALVAVARDSVPPTLRANTLAVQGLITFVFVLFIITTSNPFTRANPAPVDGNDLNPLLQDFGLAVHPPLLYVGYVGFSITFAFAIAALIDGRIDAVWARAVRPWTLTAWSFLTLGIAMGSYWAYYELGWGGWWFWDPVENASLMPWLAGTALLHSTVVMEKRDALKVWTVLLAILTFSLSLLGTFIVRSGVLTSVHTFATDPTRGVFILAILILFIGGSFTLFAWRAPMLRQGGIFAPISREGALVMNNLFLAAACATVFVGTLYPLLLEMLTGEKISVGPPFFNYTFIPLAIPLLLIVPFGQTLAWKRGDVHAATQRLFAALTIALVIGLAVLALTWGGPMMAPVGIGLGAYLVVGAALEIIARARGYGASRTRGAAAIWRRAVGLPRSAWGTALAHAGVGVVVLGIAAQGWATEGLKTLKPGESLASGPYMATLDRVGPRGGENYSETTAFLTIRTTGGDYVGAVETGKRFYPSRKMTVTESGLLTVGASQVYASLGEVLPEGAIGLRLYYKPLVLLIWLGAVVMALGGAVSLTDRRMRVGAPARAKAKPLPPGMAPAE, from the coding sequence TTGCTGATCGAGGTCGGTCATTTCGCGCTGGCGCTGGCGCTCGCCCTGTCCCTGGTCCAGGCGGTGATGCCGGTCTGGGCCGCGCGCTCCGGCGACCAGGCCCTGCGGGCGGTGGCGACGCCGGCCGCGCTCGGCGCCTTCGCCTGCATCCTGTTCGCGTTCGGGGCCCTGACCTACGCGCACGCCACGTCGGACTTCTCGGTCCAGAACGTGATCGAGAACTCGCACACGACGAAGCCCTTCCTCTACAAGATCTCCGGCGTCTGGGGGAACCACGAGGGCTCGATGCTGCTCTGGATCCTCATCTTGGCGCTGTTCGGCGCCCTGGTGGCGGTGGCGCGCGATTCCGTGCCGCCGACGCTCCGGGCCAACACCCTGGCGGTGCAGGGCCTCATCACCTTCGTGTTCGTGCTGTTCATCATCACGACCTCGAACCCGTTCACGCGGGCGAACCCGGCCCCCGTGGACGGCAACGACCTCAACCCGCTGCTGCAGGATTTCGGCCTCGCGGTGCACCCGCCGCTGCTCTACGTCGGCTATGTCGGGTTCTCGATCACCTTCGCCTTCGCCATCGCGGCGTTGATCGACGGGCGCATCGACGCGGTCTGGGCGCGGGCCGTGCGCCCCTGGACGCTGACCGCCTGGAGCTTCCTGACGCTCGGCATCGCGATGGGCTCGTACTGGGCCTATTACGAGCTCGGCTGGGGCGGCTGGTGGTTCTGGGACCCGGTCGAGAACGCCTCGCTGATGCCCTGGCTCGCCGGCACGGCGCTTCTCCACTCCACGGTGGTGATGGAGAAGCGCGACGCGCTCAAGGTCTGGACGGTCCTGCTCGCCATCCTCACCTTCTCGCTCTCGCTGCTCGGCACCTTCATCGTGCGCTCGGGCGTGCTGACCTCGGTTCACACCTTCGCGACCGACCCCACGCGCGGCGTGTTCATCCTCGCCATCCTGATCCTGTTCATCGGCGGCTCGTTCACCCTGTTCGCCTGGCGCGCCCCGATGCTGCGCCAGGGCGGCATCTTCGCGCCGATCTCCCGCGAGGGGGCGCTGGTGATGAACAACCTGTTCCTGGCCGCCGCCTGCGCCACGGTGTTCGTGGGCACGCTCTACCCGCTGCTGCTGGAGATGCTCACCGGCGAGAAGATCTCGGTGGGGCCGCCCTTCTTCAACTACACCTTCATCCCCCTGGCGATCCCGCTGCTCCTCATCGTGCCCTTCGGCCAGACGCTCGCCTGGAAGCGGGGCGACGTGCACGCGGCGACCCAGCGCCTGTTCGCGGCCCTCACCATCGCCCTCGTGATCGGCCTCGCCGTGCTGGCGCTCACCTGGGGCGGCCCGATGATGGCCCCCGTGGGCATCGGTCTCGGCGCCTATCTCGTCGTCGGGGCGGCCCTCGAGATCATCGCGCGGGCGCGGGGCTACGGCGCCAGCCGCACCCGGGGCGCCGCCGCGATCTGGCGCCGCGCCGTCGGCCTGCCGCGCTCGGCCTGGGGCACCGCACTGGCCCATGCGGGCGTCGGCGTGGTGGTGCTCGGCATCGCCGCGCAAGGCTGGGCCACGGAGGGTCTGAAGACCCTCAAGCCCGGCGAGTCCCTCGCCTCCGGTCCCTACATGGCGACGCTGGACCGGGTCGGCCCGCGCGGCGGCGAGAACTATTCCGAGACCACCGCCTTCCTCACCATCCGCACCACGGGCGGCGACTACGTCGGCGCGGTGGAGACGGGCAAGCGCTTCTATCCGAGCCGCAAGATGACGGTGACCGAATCGGGCCTGCTGACCGTCGGCGCCAGCCAGGTCTATGCCAGTCTCGGCGAGGTTCTGCCGGAGGGCGCCATCGGCCTGCGCCTCTACTACAAGCCCCTCGTGCTGCTGATCTGGCTCGGAGCCGTGGTGATGGCGCTCGGCGGGGCGGTCTCGCTGACCGACCGGCGCATGCGCGTCGGCGCGCCGGCGCGCGCGAAGGCCAAGCCCCTCCCCCCCGGCATGGCCCCCGCCGAATGA
- the ccmE gene encoding cytochrome c maturation protein CcmE, with translation MTRKSRRLALIAACGAVLALALGLILSAMSGSIVFFRSPTEVAAQGVAPGTRFRLGGLVKDGSLQRGPDQTVDFSVTDTNATVQVQYRGLLPDLFREGQGVVAEGTLGPGGVFRADTVLAKHDESYMPREVADALKAQGRWQEGKGMVDAPAKTDAPATMPSEAAAAPAGDPTLGRRSER, from the coding sequence GTGACCCGCAAGAGCCGCCGCCTCGCCCTGATCGCTGCCTGCGGCGCCGTGCTAGCCCTGGCGCTCGGGCTGATCCTGTCGGCGATGAGCGGCTCGATCGTGTTCTTCCGCTCGCCCACCGAGGTGGCCGCGCAAGGGGTCGCGCCGGGCACGCGCTTCCGCCTCGGCGGCCTCGTCAAGGACGGCTCGCTCCAGCGCGGGCCGGACCAGACCGTGGACTTCTCGGTGACCGACACCAACGCCACGGTGCAGGTGCAGTATCGCGGTCTCCTGCCCGACCTGTTCCGCGAGGGCCAGGGCGTGGTGGCCGAGGGCACGCTGGGGCCGGGCGGCGTGTTCCGCGCCGACACGGTGCTGGCCAAGCACGACGAATCCTACATGCCGCGCGAGGTGGCTGACGCGCTCAAGGCGCAGGGGCGCTGGCAGGAGGGCAAGGGCATGGTCGACGCGCCCGCGAAGACGGACGCCCCGGCGACCATGCCCTCCGAAGCGGCCGCCGCGCCGGCCGGCGACCCGACCCTCGGCCGACGCAGCGAGCGATGA
- the ccmI gene encoding c-type cytochrome biogenesis protein CcmI, which produces MTALWFILALMTGAAVLALLWPMSRRANPAAAPEGGGLATETGFYEDQLREIARDEARGLIAAPEAEAARTEAARRLLRANRAGVPVVPNIAEPALRQRRAASAFALSTIPLVALIAYGIYGSPHMPAQSAAERQAVQGADQDLLKAIGQIEGRLASDPKDGRGWSVLAPVYMRMGRFDDAAHAYEAATRLLGETPQRLSDWGEALVAAGDGAVSPQARAIFQRAVELDGQVAKPQFYLARAAELDGDIPQAIRRLQAMAEAAPADAPWLPLVTETLTRLKGEVPARTSDAAAAAIQALPPASRDGAIRTMVEGLDTRLTERGGTLDEWLRLVRSYGVLKERDKARDALERARKALADDPEAKGRLDGMAREIGLAPAPQAPAASDEAGRAGTEAAVAAVKAMPAAERDAAIRGMVAGLDRRLAAKGGSADDWLRLVRSYSVLGERDRAIQTLDRARMALSPDPSAIERLDELAGELGLRSQAPRPGPSQAPRPEAPRPEAPRPAMPTPKP; this is translated from the coding sequence ATGACGGCACTCTGGTTCATTCTGGCGTTGATGACCGGCGCGGCGGTGCTCGCCCTGCTCTGGCCGATGTCGCGCCGGGCGAACCCGGCCGCCGCGCCCGAGGGCGGCGGACTCGCCACCGAGACCGGCTTCTACGAGGACCAGTTGCGCGAGATCGCGCGCGACGAAGCGCGCGGGCTCATCGCCGCCCCCGAGGCCGAGGCCGCCCGTACGGAGGCTGCGCGCCGACTGCTGCGCGCCAACCGGGCCGGCGTGCCGGTGGTGCCGAACATCGCCGAGCCCGCCCTGCGCCAGCGCCGGGCGGCCTCCGCCTTCGCCCTCTCCACCATCCCCCTCGTCGCGCTCATCGCCTACGGGATCTACGGTTCGCCGCACATGCCGGCCCAGAGCGCGGCCGAGCGCCAGGCCGTGCAGGGCGCCGACCAGGACCTCCTCAAGGCCATCGGCCAGATCGAGGGGCGGCTCGCTTCGGACCCGAAGGACGGGCGCGGCTGGTCGGTGCTCGCCCCCGTCTACATGCGCATGGGCCGCTTCGACGACGCGGCCCATGCCTACGAGGCGGCGACCCGGCTGCTGGGCGAGACGCCCCAGCGCCTCTCCGACTGGGGCGAGGCCCTGGTGGCGGCCGGCGACGGTGCGGTCTCGCCCCAGGCCAGGGCGATCTTCCAGCGCGCGGTCGAGCTCGACGGGCAGGTGGCCAAGCCGCAATTCTACCTCGCGCGGGCGGCCGAACTCGACGGCGACATCCCGCAGGCGATCCGGCGCCTGCAGGCCATGGCCGAGGCCGCCCCCGCCGACGCGCCCTGGCTCCCCCTCGTCACCGAGACCCTGACCCGCCTGAAGGGCGAGGTTCCGGCCCGGACGTCGGACGCCGCCGCCGCTGCGATCCAGGCCCTGCCGCCGGCGAGCCGCGACGGGGCCATCCGTACCATGGTCGAGGGTCTCGACACGCGGCTCACCGAGCGGGGCGGCACCCTGGACGAGTGGCTGCGCCTCGTGCGCTCCTACGGCGTGCTCAAGGAGCGCGACAAGGCGCGGGACGCCCTCGAGCGGGCGCGCAAGGCGCTGGCGGACGATCCCGAGGCCAAGGGCCGCCTCGACGGGATGGCGCGCGAGATCGGACTCGCCCCCGCCCCGCAGGCGCCGGCGGCCTCCGACGAGGCGGGGCGCGCCGGCACCGAGGCGGCCGTGGCGGCGGTGAAGGCGATGCCGGCCGCCGAGCGGGATGCCGCGATCCGCGGCATGGTGGCGGGCCTCGACCGCCGGCTGGCGGCCAAGGGCGGCAGCGCGGACGACTGGCTGCGCCTCGTGCGCTCCTACAGCGTGCTCGGCGAGCGCGACCGCGCGATCCAGACCCTCGACCGGGCCCGCATGGCGCTGAGCCCCGACCCGAGCGCGATCGAGCGCCTCGACGAACTGGCGGGGGAACTCGGGCTGCGTTCGCAGGCCCCCCGGCCGGGACCCTCTCAAGCACCCAGACCTGAGGCACCGCGGCCGGAGGCCCCCCGGCCGGCCATGCCGACACCCAAACCCTGA
- a CDS encoding sensor histidine kinase, whose protein sequence is MVPSPSWLPMRRRSIAVRLATSALLASSAILLIAAWILTTLYRENTERAFDSRLLVYANNLATDLVSPNDPESRSFTLSDPRFDLPLSGWYWQIGRPDAKPRDLRTSRSLVGVPLRAAGTPDNKAGIGQIRQGYGRAQDERRLRIIERDVDLGEEGRYTVRVAGPADEIQNDVDRFRFSLIVTFGLLGLSLALTTLLQIRFGLAPLAKLRTALGAIRRGESDRITGEYPRDIAPLAGEVNLLIETNREILERARTQVGNLAHALKTPLSIIVNEVGAADAPGDLAAKIREQAAVMRDQVNYHLDRARAAALAGTLGTSTEVEPALAGLVRTFGKIYRDKDIAYEVHVPAGLRFRGERQDFEEMIGNLVDNASKWADSRVAIRAEAVGKDDYPHLLVAIEDDGPGLAPEDRAAVLGRGRRLDETKPGSGLGLSIVADLAALYRGRFRLEQAALGGLRAVIEVPGDAPAGAAPH, encoded by the coding sequence ATGGTCCCCTCCCCCTCCTGGCTCCCGATGCGCCGGCGCTCCATCGCCGTGCGTCTGGCCACCTCGGCGCTGCTGGCGAGTTCCGCGATCCTGCTGATCGCCGCCTGGATCCTGACGACCCTGTACCGGGAGAACACCGAGCGCGCCTTCGACAGCCGGCTCCTCGTCTACGCCAACAACCTCGCCACCGACCTCGTCTCGCCCAACGATCCCGAGAGCCGCTCCTTCACCCTGAGCGACCCGCGCTTCGACCTGCCGCTGTCGGGCTGGTACTGGCAGATCGGGCGACCCGACGCGAAGCCCCGCGACCTGCGCACCTCGCGCTCCCTCGTGGGCGTTCCCCTGCGGGCCGCCGGCACGCCCGACAACAAGGCCGGGATCGGCCAGATCCGCCAGGGCTACGGCCGGGCGCAGGACGAGCGCCGCCTGCGCATCATCGAGCGCGACGTCGACCTCGGCGAGGAGGGCCGCTACACCGTGCGGGTCGCCGGGCCCGCCGACGAGATCCAGAACGACGTGGACCGGTTCCGCTTCTCGCTGATCGTCACGTTCGGCTTGCTCGGCCTGTCGCTGGCCCTGACCACCCTGCTGCAGATCCGCTTCGGCCTCGCGCCGCTCGCCAAGCTGCGCACGGCGCTCGGCGCCATCCGGCGGGGTGAATCCGACCGGATCACCGGCGAGTATCCCCGCGACATCGCCCCCCTGGCCGGCGAGGTGAACCTGCTGATCGAGACCAACCGCGAGATCCTGGAGCGGGCGCGCACCCAGGTCGGCAACCTCGCGCACGCCCTGAAGACGCCGCTCTCCATCATCGTCAACGAGGTCGGCGCCGCCGACGCGCCGGGGGACCTCGCGGCCAAGATCCGCGAACAGGCCGCCGTGATGCGCGACCAGGTGAACTACCACCTCGACCGGGCCCGCGCGGCCGCGCTCGCCGGCACCCTCGGTACCTCCACGGAGGTGGAGCCGGCGCTCGCCGGGCTGGTGCGCACTTTCGGCAAGATCTACCGCGACAAGGACATCGCCTACGAGGTCCACGTGCCGGCGGGCCTGCGCTTCCGGGGCGAGCGCCAGGATTTCGAGGAGATGATCGGAAACCTCGTCGACAATGCCTCGAAATGGGCCGACAGCCGGGTGGCGATCCGGGCGGAAGCGGTGGGCAAGGACGATTATCCCCACCTTCTCGTGGCGATCGAGGATGACGGGCCGGGCCTCGCCCCCGAGGACCGGGCGGCGGTGCTCGGACGCGGGCGGCGCCTCGACGAGACCAAGCCGGGCTCGGGCCTCGGACTCTCGATCGTCGCCGATCTCGCCGCCCTCTATCGCGGGCGCTTCCGCCTGGAACAGGCGGCGCTGGGCGGCCTGCGCGCGGTGATCGAGGTGCCCGGCGACGCGCCGGCCGGGGCTGCCCCGCACTGA
- a CDS encoding type II toxin-antitoxin system VapB family antitoxin produces MARHIRDEETDRLVRALARRKRIPLTEAVKLAVGNELRREEETLSLWERMKPLRDRIAESPATGLEADKAFYDALSGDT; encoded by the coding sequence ATGGCACGACACATTCGCGACGAAGAGACCGATCGTCTCGTGCGTGCCCTCGCGCGGCGCAAGCGCATTCCGTTGACGGAGGCGGTCAAACTGGCCGTCGGCAACGAGTTGCGGCGCGAGGAGGAGACGCTCAGCCTGTGGGAGCGGATGAAGCCTCTCCGCGATCGCATCGCGGAATCGCCGGCGACGGGGCTGGAGGCCGACAAGGCATTCTACGACGCGTTGAGCGGCGACACCTGA
- a CDS encoding type II toxin-antitoxin system VapC family toxin translates to MFVDASALVAVLTGEPEGESLAGRLDAAVDSFTSPLAVYETALAIRRKLDRPLPVIQSDIARFLRMSGTRLVPIPHDAGVRALAVFERYGRGTGHPAQLNMGDCLAYAMAEIHGVPLLFKGDAFAMTEIGARG, encoded by the coding sequence ATGTTCGTCGACGCATCCGCCCTCGTTGCGGTGCTCACGGGGGAGCCCGAAGGAGAAAGCCTCGCTGGTCGACTGGATGCCGCCGTCGATTCGTTCACGTCGCCCCTCGCGGTCTACGAAACGGCTCTCGCCATCCGCCGGAAGCTGGATCGTCCTCTCCCGGTCATCCAATCGGATATCGCGCGCTTCCTCCGGATGTCCGGTACGCGCCTGGTTCCCATTCCACACGATGCAGGGGTGCGGGCGCTCGCCGTGTTCGAGCGCTACGGAAGAGGAACCGGGCACCCGGCCCAGCTCAACATGGGCGATTGCCTTGCCTACGCGATGGCGGAAATCCACGGCGTGCCGCTGCTCTTCAAAGGCGACGCCTTCGCCATGACGGAGATCGGCGCGCGCGGATGA
- a CDS encoding response regulator transcription factor: MRLLVVEDDRDINRQVVTALEEAGYVADKAFDGEEGGYLGENEPYDAIILDMGLPKTDGVSVLQKWRRAGIKTPVIILTARDRWSDKVDGFDAGADDYVTKPFHMEELMARVRALLRRAAGHATSQIACGPVVLDTRSGRVFVDGNPVKLTSHEYRLLSYLMHHTGRVVSRAELTEHLYDQDFDRDSNTIEVFVGRLRKKLAVDLIQTVRGLGYLVDPNQPAPRV, encoded by the coding sequence GTGCGCTTGCTCGTCGTGGAGGATGACCGGGACATCAACCGGCAGGTGGTGACCGCGCTGGAGGAAGCCGGCTACGTGGCCGACAAGGCCTTCGACGGCGAGGAGGGCGGCTACCTCGGCGAGAACGAGCCCTACGACGCGATCATCCTCGACATGGGCCTGCCGAAGACCGACGGCGTCAGCGTGCTGCAGAAGTGGCGCCGGGCCGGCATCAAGACCCCGGTCATCATCCTCACCGCCCGCGACCGCTGGTCGGACAAGGTCGACGGCTTCGATGCGGGGGCCGACGACTACGTCACCAAGCCCTTCCACATGGAGGAGTTGATGGCCCGGGTGCGCGCGCTGCTGCGCCGCGCCGCCGGCCACGCCACCAGCCAGATCGCCTGCGGGCCGGTGGTGCTCGACACCCGCTCGGGCCGCGTCTTCGTGGACGGCAATCCGGTCAAGCTGACGAGCCACGAGTACCGGCTGCTCTCCTACCTCATGCACCACACCGGCCGCGTGGTCTCGCGGGCCGAGTTGACCGAGCACCTCTACGATCAGGATTTCGACCGTGATTCCAACACCATCGAGGTCTTCGTCGGCCGCCTGCGCAAGAAGCTCGCGGTCGACCTGATCCAGACCGTGCGGGGCCTCGGCTACCTGGTCGACCCGAACCAGCCGGCGCCCCGGGTGTGA
- a CDS encoding PepSY domain-containing protein — MRILLALLLIGLTVAGFASGSIDTLAEETPGTGTVAVPLATMPRSETCLAAADLREAVADKRVIPPVAAIRAARQVIPRAEIQRARLCRSDDTLVYLLTALRRDGQFVHVMVDATTGQVTGP; from the coding sequence ATGCGTATCCTCCTCGCCCTGTTGTTGATCGGCCTGACCGTCGCGGGGTTCGCGAGCGGTTCGATCGATACGCTCGCGGAGGAGACGCCGGGGACCGGCACGGTGGCGGTGCCGCTGGCCACCATGCCGCGCAGCGAGACCTGCCTTGCCGCCGCGGACCTGCGCGAGGCGGTGGCCGACAAGCGGGTGATCCCCCCCGTGGCGGCGATCCGCGCGGCGCGCCAGGTCATCCCGCGCGCCGAGATCCAGCGGGCGCGCCTGTGCCGGAGCGACGACACGCTGGTCTACCTCCTGACCGCCCTGCGCCGGGACGGGCAGTTCGTGCACGTCATGGTCGATGCCACCACCGGGCAGGTGACCGGGCCGTGA
- a CDS encoding lysozyme, with amino-acid sequence MDMSSIGRAVLIAREGRRLSAYRDSVGIWTIGIGHTAAAGPPVVTPGLRLTEAACDALFDRDLVAYERCVARTVPAGLPDHAFDALVSLCFNIGPAAFARSTVARRLRAGDRAGAAEAILLWNRPAALIPRRGAEYDQFRTPYAHALPRARRGDAAAIPAPRPPGPPLPAPRRPLPTARPPLGANPPEAPARPGAWARLWSALRGR; translated from the coding sequence ATGGACATGAGCTCCATCGGCCGGGCCGTGCTGATTGCACGGGAAGGACGCCGCCTCTCCGCCTATCGGGACAGCGTCGGAATCTGGACCATCGGCATCGGACACACGGCCGCCGCCGGTCCGCCCGTGGTCACGCCGGGGCTCAGGCTCACGGAGGCCGCCTGCGACGCGCTCTTCGACCGGGATCTCGTGGCCTATGAACGCTGCGTCGCCCGGACGGTGCCGGCGGGACTGCCCGACCACGCCTTCGACGCCCTGGTGTCGCTGTGCTTCAACATCGGACCGGCGGCCTTCGCACGCTCGACGGTGGCGCGCCGCCTCAGGGCGGGCGACCGGGCCGGCGCGGCCGAGGCAATCCTGCTCTGGAACCGCCCCGCCGCGCTGATTCCGCGCCGGGGCGCCGAATACGACCAGTTCCGCACCCCCTATGCCCATGCCCTGCCCCGGGCGCGCCGGGGGGACGCGGCCGCGATTCCCGCGCCCCGTCCCCCCGGTCCACCCCTGCCCGCGCCGCGCCGGCCGCTCCCGACCGCCCGGCCCCCGCTAGGCGCCAACCCGCCGGAAGCGCCGGCAAGGCCCGGCGCGTGGGCCCGCCTGTGGTCGGCCCTGCGCGGCCGCTGA
- a CDS encoding DUF2793 domain-containing protein, whose product MSDTTANLALPLIAAAQAQKHVTHNEALAALDTLVQLACLDKDRASPPADPAEGDRYLVMAPEPTGAWAGLGGQVVRFQDGHWLGFPPRAGWLAWVADEATLYVQTGTGWSPLPGSASVLQEITRLGLGTTADASNPFAAKLNKALWTALTTGEGGSGDLRYTLNKQAAGNVLSLLFQSGFSGRAELGLTGDDDLTLKVSPDGGTFREALRVNRSTGALSVVAGTAASPALTPAGDPDTGTFSPGANLWGVATNGGERLRIDGFGNIGLGTTAPRSRLDTALGTLSGAANDYIKAQAALSGGGTITWGGPGGRLAWSARFHGIPLARPTFVSGHLQIDMPTAPIAAAQVHDGTARAVVGGVPLAASEALWAVHTPGGGPTDVSFRITTSGAAFSAPSNWILVACVSADDGSLKLGTGATLPAGCSLTPGLGAFTTKGAAGFGGTVAHTQDNAFSFGTAAMRAAVVYAATGSINTSDAREKTAVEPFTDAQVRAATALAREIGTFRYRDAVAAKGAGARVHVGLTVQRAIEILAAHGLDPLALGLICHDAWAATEDLPAIPGRDAVRAEDGSEIAPAIAPRAGTPGRPAGDRYGFRTDELLLFLARGFDARLDALEARVS is encoded by the coding sequence ATGTCCGACACCACCGCCAACCTCGCGCTGCCGCTGATCGCGGCGGCGCAGGCGCAGAAGCACGTCACGCACAACGAGGCGCTGGCCGCCCTCGATACGCTGGTCCAGCTCGCCTGCCTCGACAAGGATCGCGCGAGCCCGCCGGCCGACCCCGCCGAGGGCGACCGCTACCTGGTCATGGCCCCGGAACCCACCGGGGCCTGGGCCGGCCTCGGCGGCCAGGTCGTCCGCTTCCAGGACGGGCACTGGCTCGGCTTCCCGCCGAGGGCCGGCTGGCTCGCCTGGGTCGCCGACGAGGCCACCCTCTACGTCCAGACCGGCACCGGCTGGTCGCCGCTTCCGGGCTCGGCCTCGGTCCTCCAGGAGATCACGCGCCTGGGGCTCGGCACCACGGCCGATGCGAGCAACCCCTTCGCGGCCAAGCTGAACAAGGCCCTCTGGACCGCCCTGACCACCGGCGAGGGCGGGTCGGGCGACCTGCGTTACACCCTCAACAAGCAGGCCGCCGGCAACGTGCTGTCCCTCCTGTTCCAGAGCGGGTTCTCGGGCCGCGCCGAGCTCGGGCTCACCGGCGACGACGACCTCACGCTGAAGGTCTCGCCGGACGGCGGCACGTTCCGCGAGGCCCTGCGCGTCAACCGGAGCACGGGCGCCCTCTCGGTGGTCGCCGGCACGGCCGCGAGCCCCGCCCTCACGCCGGCCGGCGACCCCGATACCGGCACGTTCTCGCCCGGCGCCAACCTCTGGGGAGTCGCCACCAACGGGGGCGAGCGCCTGCGCATCGACGGGTTCGGCAATATCGGCCTCGGGACCACGGCGCCGCGCTCGCGCCTGGACACCGCCCTCGGCACCCTGTCGGGGGCCGCGAACGACTACATCAAGGCGCAGGCCGCCCTGTCCGGCGGCGGCACGATCACCTGGGGCGGGCCGGGCGGACGGCTCGCCTGGTCGGCCCGCTTCCACGGCATCCCCCTGGCCCGGCCGACCTTCGTGAGCGGGCACCTGCAGATCGACATGCCGACCGCACCGATCGCGGCCGCGCAGGTGCATGACGGAACGGCCCGGGCCGTCGTCGGCGGCGTGCCACTCGCCGCCTCGGAGGCGCTCTGGGCCGTGCACACGCCCGGCGGCGGCCCGACCGACGTCAGCTTCCGCATCACGACGTCCGGCGCCGCCTTCTCCGCGCCGAGCAACTGGATCCTAGTCGCCTGCGTCAGCGCCGACGACGGCTCGCTCAAGCTCGGCACCGGCGCGACCCTCCCGGCCGGCTGCTCGCTGACGCCGGGCCTCGGGGCGTTCACCACCAAGGGCGCCGCCGGCTTCGGTGGAACGGTGGCGCACACCCAGGACAACGCCTTCAGCTTCGGCACCGCCGCCATGCGCGCCGCGGTGGTGTACGCAGCCACCGGCAGCATCAACACCTCGGACGCCCGCGAGAAGACGGCGGTCGAACCCTTCACCGACGCGCAGGTCCGCGCCGCCACGGCGCTCGCCCGGGAGATCGGCACCTTCCGCTACCGCGATGCCGTGGCGGCCAAGGGCGCGGGCGCCCGCGTCCATGTGGGCCTGACGGTGCAGCGGGCCATCGAGATCCTGGCGGCCCACGGCCTCGACCCCCTGGCCCTCGGCCTCATCTGCCACGACGCGTGGGCGGCGACCGAAGACCTGCCCGCCATCCCGGGGCGCGACGCCGTGCGGGCCGAGGACGGGAGCGAGATCGCACCCGCGATCGCGCCCCGGGCCGGAACCCCGGGCCGGCCGGCCGGGGACCGCTACGGCTTTCGAACCGACGAGCTGCTGCTGTTCCTGGCGCGCGGGTTCGACGCCCGCCTGGACGCCCTCGAAGCGCGCGTGTCCTGA